In Oryza sativa Japonica Group chromosome 3, ASM3414082v1, one DNA window encodes the following:
- the LOC9266699 gene encoding non-specific lipid transfer protein GPI-anchored 15 — MDRSMARRRRGTSFTASWQLGLAVVVAAIMASSAQPQQQQQQPPQPPGQPANAPSCPPVQASLSPCVSYFIGNSSTPSDACCEQMRAMFQSQAPCLCAAVASAPSPLAPVLGGVQSLLPTACNLPPNACADATGSTSGSAPAGGSSATPSTGATAAAPAMEPAGMDPAMTAGGGSKSVPGMPYSAAAGVHGGGASAAVAVLISSMLAYACMI, encoded by the exons atggatcgatcgatggctcggcgccggcgcggcacCTCGTTCACGGCGAGCTGGCAGCTGGGACTCGCCGTGGTGGTCGCGGCGATCATGGCGTCCTCggcgcagccgcagcagcagcagcagcagcctccgCAGCCGCCCGGTCAGCCGGCGAACGCGCCGAGCTGCCCGCCGGTGCAGGCCTCGCTGTCGCCGTGCGTCAGCTACTTCATCGGCAACTCGTCGACGCCGTCGGACGCGTGCTGCGAGCAGATGCGGGCCATGTTCCAGTCGCAGGCGCCCTGCCTCTGCGCCGCCGTGGCGTCGGCGCCGTCCCCGCTCGCGCCGGTGCTCGGCGGGGTGCAGTCGCTGCTCCCAACCGCCTGCAACCTGCCTCCCAATGCCTGCGCAG ATGCGACAGGGTCGACGTCGGGCTCTGCTCCGGCCGGCggctcgtcggcgacgccgtCCACGGGGGCaactgccgccgcgccggccatgGAGCCCGCTGGCATGGACCCGGCGATGACTGCAGGTGGTGGATCCAAGTCAGTGCCGGGTATGCCGTACTCGGCGGCCGCCGGAGTCCATGGTGGTGGCGCctctgctgccgtcgccgtcttgATCTCCTCCATGCTTGCTTATGCTTGTATGATCTGA
- the LOC136355595 gene encoding uncharacterized protein: MEQLLLPDDVLANILGRLPPRSLAAARCVCADWRAVIDDRRLLRTDLLPLSELNPIVQELEWPPSRLITRVFSSATKRWEDRPFVREGEAAGTVGHLQKLSEYGEYRAVYWPGALYVHHFSYVIRLSMSDGKYRVIKLLPAIDIRYYQNFYFGKSEKGQVHGPWILRDVNYNLYCEKIAGSWFYNADGEDISLEENTEALLEDKFEWYSDNDDVVEAQGGGENAMKIMRFQDSILIKRSSF, encoded by the exons ATGGAGCAGCTGCTGCTACCCGACGATGTGCTCGCCAACATCCTTGGCCGCCTTCCGCCGCGcagcctcgccgcggcgcggtGCGTCTGCGCGGACTGGCGGGCCGTCATCGATGACCGCCGGCTGCTACGCACGGACCTTCTCCCGCTCTC GGAGTTGAACCCAATCGTGCAGGAATTAGAATGGCCACCATCGCGATTGATCACACGTGTTTTCTCATCGGCTACAAAGCGATGGGAGGATCGACCATTCGTGAGAGAAGGGGAAGCTGCGGGCACCGTCGGCCACCTACAGAAATTATCGGAATATGGAGAATACCGTGCTGTCTACTGGCCGGGAGCTCTTTACGTGCATCATTTTAGTTATGTTATAAG GTTATCCATGTCGGATGGAAAATATCGAGTAATCAAACTTCTGCCAGCTATTGACATACGctattatcaaaatttttattttggaaaatcAGAGAAAGGG CAAGTTCATGGACCCTGGATCCTACGGGATGTCAACTATAATCTCTATTGTGAAAAAATTGCGGGATCATGGTTCTATAATGCTGACGGTGAGGATATTTCACTAGAGGAAAACACTGAAGCACTACTTGAAGATAAGTTTGAATGGTACTCTGATAACGATGATGTTGTAGAGGCACAGGGAGGTGGAGAGAACGCGATGAAGATAATGAGATTTCAAGATTCCATCCTTATAAAGAGATCATCTTTTTGA
- the LOC107277590 gene encoding uncharacterized protein → MTINYLLPDDVLADVLGRLPPRSLAAARCVCAAWRATIDDRRLLRTDLLPLSLAGIFIHFDDLRFPEFFSRPSTPTTPAISGKLDYMPNKYALYAVNDHCNGLLLLYTHVVNPATRRCVTLPLLPPSRGTFSDNYIVFDPTVSPHYEVIRISYLMCNMRLDPIIRESEWPPSPFLLNVFSSATKQWEDRLFVREGEAAGTIGDLVKLYSRQHYAAYWHGALYVHRCNYVTRLSLTDGKYKVIKNPQDIDMSKCLKFYLGKSENGVYLASLEQELDLQLSVWILNESCAKAKWVLKHRNNLKPLLSRWGYHQVNGPWILHDVNYDLYRKNFGGPWFYNVTYDDLLLEGNNEVPVEDKYEWYSDNDDVDHDTQDGVEEQSHVSISLLGFHPYREIVFLSLSCERGVAYHLNSSKMQDLGSIFPQNFNQVSEVGGGIEASFPYTPCWIGEFPEISSEDHLYRN, encoded by the exons ATGACGATCAACTATCTGCTACCCGACGACGTGCTCGCTGACGTCCTCGGCCGCCTCCCACCacgcagcctcgccgccgcacggTGCGTCTGCGCGGCCTGGCGGGCCACCATCGACGACCGCCGCCTGCTGCGCACGGATCTCCTCCCGCTCTCGCTCGCCGGCATCTTCATCCACTTCGATGACCTCAGGTTCCCAGAATTCTTCTCCCGCCCGTCGACGCCAACGACCCCTGCAATCAGCGGCAAGCTTGACTACATGCCTAACAAATATGCGCTCTACGCCGTGAATGATCATTGCAACGGTCTCCTCCTGCTATACACCCACGTGGTTAATCCGGCCACGCGACGGTGCGTGACCTTGCCCCTACTGCCACCGTCTCGGGGTACCTTTAGCGATAACTACATCGTGTTCGATCCCACTGTATCACCGCACTACGAGGTGATCAGGATCTCTTACCTTATGTGCAATATGAGACTTGACCCAATCATAAGGGAGTCGGAATGGCCACCATCACCATTTCTATTGAATGTCTTCTCGTCGGCGACAAAGCAATGGGAGGATCGGTTATTTGTCAGGGAAGGGGAGGCTGCAGGCACCATCGGCGACTTAGTGAAGCTTTATTCTAGACAACACTATGCTGCCTACTGGCATGGTGCACTTTACGTGCATAGGTGCAATTATGTGACAAG ACTATCATTGACTGATGGAAAGTACAAAGTAATCAAGAATCCACAAGATATTGACATGAGCAAGTGTCTAAAGTTTTATCTTGGAAAATCAGAGAATGGGGTATACTTAGCATCACTTGAGCAAGAGCTGGACCTTCAACTTTCGGTTTGGATCCTTAATGAGTCATGTGCTAAGGCCAAATGGGTATTAAAACATAGAAACAACCTTAAGCCCTTGTTGTCACGCTGGGGATATCATCAAGTCAATGGACCTTGGATACTTCACGATGTTAACTATGATCTCTATCGTAAAAATTTTGGTGGGCCGTGGTTCTACAATGTTACTTACGATGATCTCTTACTAGAGGGTAACAATGAAGTGCCGGTGGAAGATAAATATGAATGGTACTCTGATAACGATGATGTTGATCATGATACACAAGATGGTGTTGAAGAGCAAAGTCATGTTAGTATTTCACTTCTTGGATTCCATCCTTATAGGGAAATTGTATTTTTGAGTTTGTCATGCGAGAGAGGAGTGGCCTACCATTTAAACAGCTCAAAGATGCAAGACTTGGGCAGCATATTCCCTCAAAATTTTAATCAGGTCTCGGAAGTCGGGGGCGGCATAGAAGCTTCTTTTCCATACACACCATGCTGGATTGGAGAGTTCCCTGAAATAAGTAGTGAAGATCATCTCTATCGGAATTAG
- the LOC4333652 gene encoding non-specific lipid-transfer protein EPAD1-like, whose amino-acid sequence MERSHLAVLLGLLAFAAGVPAAAAATAVEGAQAATAEASCEPSILATQVSLFCAPDMPTAQCCEPVVASVDLGGGVPCLCRVAAEPQLIISGLNATHLLTLYAACGGLRPGGARLAAACEGPAPPASIVTAPPPPVAFRRKPPAREAPPPPPAAEKLSPPPQQHDDSDHNKRVGPLPRGSPPPYAQSVPVGPAAAPPPPRSGASSSLQAPLAATTTIVAITLIAAAQY is encoded by the exons ATGGAGCGCTCCCACCTCGCCGTCCTGCTCGGCctcctcgccttcgccgccggggtcccggccgcagcggcggccaccgccgtgGAGGGAGCGCAGGCGGCCACGGCGGAGGCGTCGTGCGAGCCCTCCATCCTCGCCACCCAGGTCTCGCTCTTCTGCGCGCCCGACATGCCCACCGCGCAGTGCTGCGAGCCGGTGGTGGCCTCCgtcgacctcggcggcggcgtaccctgcctctgccgcgtcgccgccgagccgcaGCTCATCATCTCCGGCCTCAACGCCACCCACCTCCTCACGCTGTACGCCGCCTGCGGAGGCCTCCGCCCTGGaggcgctcgcctcgccgccgcctgtgaAG GTCCCGCCCCACCGGCCTCCATCGTCACTGCCCCGCCGCCCCCGGTTGCTTTTCGCCGCAAGCCGCCGGCAC GCGAGGCACCTCCCCCACCGCCGGCGGCCGAGAAGCTCTCCCCGCCGCCTCAGCAGCACGACGACTCCGACCACAACAAGCGCGTCGGCCCACTCCCGAGAGGCTCTCCTCCCCCGTATGCCCAGTCCGTCCCggtcggccccgccgccgctcccccgcCACCACGCTccggcgcctcctcgtcgctccaggcgcccctcgccgccaccaccaccatcgttGCCATCaccctcatcgccgccgcccagTACTGA